One window of Deltaproteobacteria bacterium genomic DNA carries:
- a CDS encoding MFS transporter encodes MKAFFKDPIRYRWWMLGILGVIYFLACLHRISPTVIARDLVHEFGADATALGLMASAYFYLYAAIQPPVGLLSDTIGPRRVVTIFTLISCLGCLVFGLATNMLMAGVGRALIGIGVGGIFVPGLKIFSSWYKPKEFAGVTGLFLSLGSAGNLSASLPLTYLVLLLGWRLSFIGIGGVSLLLGVLAWIILRDRPEDKGWPPVAATPPLSSTQSTPIPEGMSLSKRLGIIFKSWSFWLITLSYFFFGGPGLTFQGLWVVPYLMDVYEYTRLQAGGLLMILPLGSIIGAPLIGFLAGRLNMGQKGVLVLSLFLSLACWSVLFLAGGKPLPVFIIPLFFIMGLFGGGALSLYMTMVKEIFPPRLTGTAVGLMNPAAFLATALFQPFTGSLMDAVGRIGSAYPLKAYQQVFTVFYLSMLISFGLILLLKIPKAGRKEG; translated from the coding sequence TCACCGGATATCCCCTACGGTTATCGCCCGTGACCTGGTGCATGAATTCGGGGCCGATGCCACCGCCCTGGGGCTCATGGCCTCGGCCTATTTTTACCTCTATGCCGCCATCCAACCCCCTGTCGGCTTATTGTCCGATACGATCGGACCCCGCCGGGTGGTGACCATTTTTACGCTCATTTCCTGCCTGGGTTGTCTGGTTTTCGGTCTGGCCACCAATATGCTCATGGCCGGTGTAGGCCGGGCCTTGATCGGTATCGGGGTGGGCGGCATTTTCGTCCCCGGATTGAAAATCTTCTCCAGTTGGTATAAACCAAAAGAATTTGCCGGGGTAACCGGACTTTTCCTGTCCCTGGGCAGTGCCGGCAATCTATCAGCCTCTTTGCCACTTACCTATCTGGTTCTGCTTCTCGGCTGGCGTCTCTCTTTTATCGGCATCGGGGGCGTTTCCCTGCTTCTGGGGGTCTTGGCCTGGATCATCCTCCGCGACCGGCCGGAAGACAAGGGTTGGCCGCCGGTGGCTGCCACGCCCCCTTTATCCTCTACGCAGTCAACCCCGATCCCGGAGGGGATGTCTCTTAGCAAGCGCCTTGGAATTATTTTCAAGAGCTGGAGTTTCTGGTTGATCACCCTCTCCTACTTCTTTTTCGGCGGCCCGGGTCTCACCTTTCAGGGACTCTGGGTGGTCCCCTATTTGATGGATGTTTACGAATACACGCGTCTTCAGGCCGGAGGGTTGTTGATGATCCTGCCTCTCGGATCGATCATCGGTGCCCCGCTAATCGGCTTCCTGGCCGGCAGGTTGAATATGGGACAAAAAGGGGTGCTGGTCCTATCCCTGTTTTTATCTTTAGCCTGCTGGTCCGTTTTATTCCTGGCCGGCGGCAAACCGCTCCCTGTTTTTATTATTCCCCTGTTCTTTATCATGGGCCTTTTCGGAGGAGGCGCACTCTCCCTGTACATGACCATGGTGAAAGAAATCTTTCCACCCCGGCTCACCGGAACGGCCGTCGGGCTGATGAACCCGGCCGCCTTTCTGGCTACGGCCCTTTTTCAACCTTTTACCGGTAGCCTGATGGATGCTGTAGGCAGAATCGGCTCGGCCTATCCCCTTAAGGCCTATCAACAGGTCTTTACGGTATTTTACCTATCCATGCTCATTTCTTTTGGCTTAATCCTCTTATTAAAAATTCCAAAGGCAGGGCGGAAAGAAGGTTAA